Within Wyeomyia smithii strain HCP4-BCI-WySm-NY-G18 chromosome 2, ASM2978416v1, whole genome shotgun sequence, the genomic segment AGATTAATATCAGGAAGAAAAAGGTGGCCCAAAATACACTCCTCCCGGTTTAACCTTCTTTGCGAAATTTCCTTAATTGTATTTGTTTCATATTTACGTTAATGTTTTGAATGTTAATgtgattgttttgaaaatagATGCGAAAATGATAAAGGGAGATGAAATTTCAAGAAATTAGAAGAATGAAACATTTGACATTTCTGCCAATACAACCATTTAAGCAACTTCAAATTAAAATCCTAATCTACTTGGGAGCTAAATTGAAACTTGAATAAAAATGAATCATGTTACAATAAATGTAAGACTATTCTGAAAAATAATCAGgatgtaataaaaattatttctctTGGGAGAAATTACATAGCAAATTGAAATGCACTATACTATATTCGTGCAATGATATTTACATTCCATTTAAGGGAGAGCGTAATGTGTTGCGATATGTATttgagataaataaaaataaaaatatttgagataaataaaaataaaaaaaaatgagttttgtgATATGTGAAtagcaaaaagaaaattttcagTAAACGCTAAAtatattcgagaaaaaaaatactgtaCATAAACCATAGCCTTATTTTTGTGAAGTTGACAATCTGTCTCATTGCGTGCGTTTTTTCTATTTACCACGGGTTCCATCCACGATTGGCACTAGCAGCTCCTGTAGCCGGCCATGCTCCAGGTCGGTTCCACTGATTCCATCCGGAATTGGCTCCCCAACGGTTCCATGGTTCCGCTCCGGATCCCCAACGATTCCAACGGGGGTCAGTGGACGGGTTATTCCATCGATTCCAGTTTTGCGAACCCCAGGAGTTTGGATTCTGCCACGCAGCATTGGGGTTTGCAGGATTGGCCCACGCTGCGTTCCATGATGTCTCAGATGGCTCGAGTCGATCCTGTTTcatatatttatttaaaaaaaatcaacatacAATTCAAACGAAATATTATGTTTTTTGATAACTAACAggttttattaaatattttcaacaaacgGTTTGTACCTGATTAGATTTGTCAGCGGGGGCAGAATATGCTGCTACAATTAGAGCTGCGATGAGAACCTATTAAACAAAGTACCacatttaatgttaggttttatCGTTTTTGAACACtcaaataaaatatattcaatTAAATAAGTTACACTGTTAATATGTTGCATTACCAGCTTAAACATGTTGGTTAATGGAAATGCTTGGCACTATCGGAAGTACTTGCTCGAAATGCTTGTTCACTACTGAGTTTTCAATTCGACACTGGATAAAATTTGAGCCGATTTTCTGACTTTATATAGTGATTATTGCGCGATAGACACAGTTGCTAGTGTTCAATCTAGCTGGGTAGTATTTGCTAGTGGCTTTTCAAACTGTTCGTAAACTCGCGTTCAGTGATATTTTAATAAACAGTACTTGGACCTATAGGTTACCGATGATGCTTTGGCAGGAGGAGTTACTAGGCTAATGACGAGAAACAGACAGCCATGAGGGGTGCTGTAATGCCAGCTTAATATTAAATATGATCAACCGAGCCCGGTGAGGGTGGTGGTGTTTAAGAATAAATTTCCGACAGACAGGCTGGGAGTTGCTGAACAGACAGCTTGACTAAGTTCCTCGCCACTACTCATTCTTAATGGATGACACTCAAACAGCTAGATAGTACCTTTCAAGGACCTTTCAAGGTGCAAGAAGTCGTTTTTAATATTAATGGATGTTAATTTCCCataatatttaatttattttattagtgCAAAAATAAATAGATTCTGAAGGCAGGTATCTTTTTAACTTATGCAGCATCAATTAATCAACCAAAGCACCGCACTCTGCTTCACATCTCACAAAACACAAGCAGCGCAGCGCTGATTATCAAAAGTTCACACCATCCTCAACGAGGAGTGAGTGCTTTTTGATCCATTGCTCATGTCATAATTTATAAGACAATCCAAATGGTTGACATGATTGATAGAGTGGACAAGGTGCAGTTTATAGTAATAATGCCATTTGAATACTTTATTCTGAGATATTCTGACATGGCCATTACTATTGCTGCTagctttttaaattattttagatCATATTCAACCGGAAGTTAACAAACATTTGATGTGAGATCGGttatggttgtttttttttctctaaattttcagttttcaattttaaaacaaaatttataagtGTAATGAACAATAAGAAACTATTCGCTAATGAACTGGAGCGAATAGCAGGGGAATCGGTCGAATTATCTTGTGAAAAACTTAAACCGAAggttatttaattattttggcaactgtttgaaaaatatttaatttatcaTAAAAAATTTTGTTACCCAGAAATGAGATAGGCACATTTATATTTTATACAAAGTTTGCCAACTGTCACTTTTGAAACTCAAAGTTAATAAATTACCCAGTGGTTGGTATTGTAAATGGCATTGCTTTACCACCTAAACGGCAGCCATAAAATATTCATTGGATATGTTACACCGAAAGATAGCGACTCAAGGCTGATTAAATTGCAATTATGTGCCTATACCTAGAAAAGTTCACAGAATCGTTCTATGAGAGATGACGCAACACGACTGGTACAAATTTACGCTGAATAGGGTCGATTTTTCGTGTACCATTCTGATAGCAACGCTGCATATTCAGAAACGAACCGTGACATCGAAAGAGAAAGCTTTTTCAATCTTACTTATTTGACTCCACGCAGAATTCTAACTACTGAGCCGTTGGCTAACAGATCGATACCATTGACTTACTTTCTCGTACGATGAAAAATGTGACACCCGAAAAGGTTTTCCAACTTAAAGCATTTCCCAATATCGGACACGATTAAACCTAGACCAATTGCTTTACACCACAACCACTGGATATCAATCTTAGTTTTGGGATTTTAGCCTATGGCTCCAGAGTCTTCTTGAAGTCATTTTTATCTTTAAAcagccattttgtgctattgtttatcttcttttttttttggaattacgACTCGTTTTCGAGAAACTATATAAAAACCCGaacctattatttttcaaaatagatttacacgaacactttaattattagaaaaaaaaaccccttTATAATTTCTGCTGGGTTTATTTTCCACTCTCAATAAAGAACAAACAGCACAACTATATCGAACACTAGCTGAATGTaaccggccttgctcgtgtaaaaatttctgctttttgtataattttctatatttccatatatttctttCTAACCCATCATtccaaataatatttctatttaaCGAAATAAGTGATTATGAAAACCAATCGCGATAaatccataatattgtgaaaatacatccaaacatattttttatccaaaacgctagattggactcttcgttatcaaattatgcaagaaatatgtcaagaaatcgttccgaaaacggatcaaagcaggttggatgttttgaaacacttctttagaaacatttgcacgaaagccgacgtcactacgtttcaaaaaaggccaatatttggaaatatatgatcgattttcgtatgacgacgtcattccgattccgaaaatacccatattgccaagtgaacaggccttccaagaaattaataagcatttttgattctcataaactcttgcattacattcccatggacaggaatattcttgtccatgcatgtttcttgaattaggaataaatcgcgacattccgttctcacagacaggttctgaaataatagccgcgcatgtatgattaataagcatttctTAAAGCACTCAGCAATTCTACTAATTTCAAGAGAACgatactttattatttttctatagcattcgaagtcgaaatgcgacgctccgtttccgatgagaacgaaacgatgacggccacatggcaaataacctaaaataataataataataataatgaataccGAACGATTTTCGATTGAGTAAGAGACGCCTGCCCGCGAGTAAATTGAGCGAGACGGAAGATACAAATGCATAACTAACTAATTAAAAGTGTTAGGATTAACAAGGACAGGACGAAGAATCggacaagagaattgtttctctccggcTCTTCTTGGTAGGGTAGAATTAAGTTTGAAGTTAATTAATAAAACATTCGATTTCCAAAGTAGAATCAGTGCGGATGTTTTAATTCCCTGCACTTACAGGGACTCATCGTGCTTATCACAAGTCCCTGGCAAAGCTAAGTCTTTGCACAAGTATAACAttcaattaaataattaatgattttcgcagatttccagaaatcggaagttggcaacccaagtttcaaagtatcgtcagacaccgataaccggttcttaagagtcatttttgctccgaaaataccaacattggggggtttgtgagcgttttccacagttttgAATGgcttcccaggaaccggaagtcgccatcttggattaaaaatggcatcgagcatcatgtttcggtctctggacatcaacttccggcctccaaatatggccaagaacccgaaaatcatcaaatttcaacgaaaggtttccattatgtatgaaaatttgttacttttgaccccctccttctttaagggtgacccctcCCACTATCCAATATtactatgaccacttcctttgtacaaaaaacacatatgccaagtttggttgaattcggttcaggccttcgagagttatgctggaacatacatacatacatacatacaaaacttctcttttatataaatagatttaaaacataacattcacaAACATACGAACAAACAATATCACATAcacatgaaaataaaatgaaataaatgtgtTTCAAACATATAacgctaattttattttatcgtGGTACAATCGAAAAATCATTGTACTCATATGtaagtcggactcgattatatatcattttagattcgattatttatagtaggaaattttgtttttctgttaTAAATATGACTTATCTGAAAGACATTAAAGTAACGTCAATCAATCCAAAATCAAAATCCTCCTAAattatagaaaattgaaaataaataaaaagctaaaaaaattaaagagatAGGTaataaataccaaaaaaaaaggaaaaactgaaaaaaatattttagggtaAGAACCCCACAATTCGAGCACCGACAAATCAACTAACTGTTTACGgggtttgttattgaattatGCCAAATAATAGTTTGGGGCGAGaaaggtttctatgatggtttgaaacccctccctcttctggaagggaggggtcccatacaaataatatataaatttctgcacaactcaagaactaatcaagcaaatgaaaccgaatttggcatgtggatgtttagggataacaaatatgtccatataaGTTCGacgtccctccctcttctgtaagggagggatcccatatgagtgaaacacatatttctgcacatctcaagaactaaccgactaaatggaaccaaatttggcagatgaatgtttttagggataaaaaatatgtccataatagtttgacacccctcactTTTCCAGAATaaagaggtcccatacaaatgaaacacacatttcgcacagctcggaaaccaatcaaccaaatacaaccaaatttgacatgtgaatgtttttaggggtaacaaatatgtccataatggttcgacacccagATCCGGATTTAAGGGGGTTCGGGGGGCCCAGGCTCCGGGCCGCCGCATTTTCGACGCCCtcacaaatcgagaaaaagtttttttctgtatcaaaaatgagatttaatcaaaagttcgttTTACAGCAAAATAATTTGAActgaccatttcaatctgaaacttttctTCAGTGTTATAATATCATGCggcaatatcacaactacatccataagagttcaccttgaaTTCTCTTGAAacgacacacattaacacaccatttgaatcgaaccagcgcgctgAGAAAGAAAAcaacccacaagttttttttaatgcattgctgttgcttacttgtccgaatcagggataccagatgtgctttgcaaaatgcagattttcagagtccgtgtgcagatttaattgacctgcagatgtgtgtagtttttttccTAGTTCCTATAGATTATTGTCAGGTTCGCCTTATACTTGCGCACTCTTGAaagaaaggctgtcaaacttagcattgttaagttgcgaGTACGATATACggaaggagttgaatgttgattatttaattaataaaaacTTTAATTAataaaaactcgtaagaaaaaattctaacagttttttttcttggtaaCTTTTTagtaacaaataaatgttttcaactcatacgataaaaaaacggttttgttttattttagggCCCCCActtaaactgggccccgggcccccacaatcgtgaATCCGGCTCTGTCGACACCCCTCCcatttttggaagggagggattccatacaaatgacaaatttttgcacatctcgagaaccaacCAAATatttgaaaccaaatttggcaggtgcaTGTTTTCAGggttaacaaatatatccatgcctgttcgacacccctccctcttctgaaggAGCTGGTTCATgcaaatgaaaatcaaatttcttcacaactcaagaactaatcaaataAACTAGACTCCAGACGCCACTTTTAAATTGAGGAATTTTTGGAAACTTCCTGTTTCTAATAttggtgtttccggaaccaggatgacgcacagtggggaatcgctggccatcgacccaaaattgaaaatgtgaatttcatttcaattatatttttcctatactattgaagtgtcagaatccaaatttttagagcattacgacaaaatttgaattttctatgatttttcaaagtgtactgagtcagcgtttttgagcgttttttttttttgaaaaaaatgcaatgttgcgaaatttgctggagcctcaagagtaacttgaatcttgatgatgtttaagtaaaagttgtctataaaatagtggagaataaatcctcatcattggataatgtataatctcattttaatactcaaaaaaattaggcggatttaaaaaattacgtaatttttgcataaaacagcgtttaaagtttagacggcagggtttggcactattggcactagttttaaaagatagcttgggaaaaatgccttaaaatgcatctagtccgatcctgcgcagagtacccttctttcgaagagaaacaacgagtgttcggcacaaatcacatttcaaaaatgtaaatttgaattgcaTACTGCAAACCGTCTACAGAATATCAAATGGCTCgtattagtctgataataacaacgttttcaaacatgtttgaGTATAATTAATGAcactattttcatatttacaagtttaactgatctatatttcgataattaacgaagtatcaaaaactaatcattgtttatgttcTGGATCACCAGAACTGAGTACCAAAATCacgttttaagtttatatcataccagtcacatgtaaaaacaatcgtgtaaacacaaacaatgacataatacatcgcctgctaatttctacagagcaaatagtgaattattattctgacgttagaaactgcattttgaaaacccTTTTTGAAGATATTAAGcctgtattgaaaatgaacacaaaaatgaagatgaaggtgaaagtgaatggaaaaaagaatgcgataaaaagaatcaatgtaatatagtcactttgaaaaaaaaaaacaagtcataagtaattttcaacacgaagcatatttttccattgatttttcttgtttttcttaataactgattaatattttatgttttttatgacatatgaaagtcttttaagcatcatgcattttattttccaaaagattgaaaccgacgtaaaatttttcctcatataatttatacaaaaaaaaaaacatgaaaattcccctggcgtcaaaaatactcattttcatgcaaaaataatatcaaattcggactcagcgtcccaaaattatataaaaaccatgtattttccatgatttgaagacatttcttttgcttggccagcatttgtatggagccgccccactgtgtgacgcccagaggccagaaaatttctccaaatgccattttgaaatccaatccaTCCAtgggacttccggtttctggaaacagcgggaagtgatcaaataccaccccatatgggtatttctgaaaccgtaatgatacacaggagctaaagtcgaccatagacaccattttgaattgtaagatggtaacttccggtttctggaaagcagccgaaaatgaccaaatatcacccaatatgggtgattttttaaccagaatgacgctcaaaagccagaaattgtctctaaatgccattttgaaatccaagatggtaacttacggtttctgaaaacagcggaaagtaaccgaataccacccaatatggatatttccggaatcattATGATACACTGGAgcaaaaaaatttacctcagacaACATTGTTAATTGTaatatggcaacttccggtttctggaaaacaacataaaatggccgatttccattaaacatgagtatctccggaaccagaattatgCACAGAAGCTTAAAACCGATCACAGACATCACTTTCAGTTCGAAGAATGCGACTTCtaactggatttcacattttaaaacataacaggcaaagtcatgctccattctgtgccgaacacgcatcagtatcggacgtgtgatcggtgatcgctccgatagaatataaaacaaaagacgtgtgaacaagtgttggcattgtttgcctggtcgagtgaaataaatccgggttcaaggtcgcgcctttgtgcaactgtttcgcatcgtgactaccagctggtgcgtaagccgatttggctgctggctgaattgtgctacagcagtggacgagacacaaaagaggaaaaagaagaagccatcagttgacagtgagttgtatcgctgtgtggagtgatcttacacctggctcgctgctggtggctgtttggtgctgctgtattggtgctgctggctgtaacggctgcaagttcgaacgatcggacaaccaaccttgctggaagggagaagtaaaaaggtacgtgctcttatcggcgctagtgcgctagacttagcgggatggatgtagatccctcgcctcccgcgccaccatccccgaacccctctgaccctgacccttctgttaccccctcccctgttcattcttcagtcccccctcgccccaggctttacccagacggagcccagggcagctatactgtctattttcggcttaaggcgggaccgaaatcgaaacagttgaacctcttgcagatttctaaagacctgacgaaggagtacaagggcgtgaccgcaatttccaaggtccggcctaacaagctccgtgtcgtggtcagtaacctgaaagaggccaacgatatagcttgctctgagctcttcacacgcgagtatcgcgtttacatacccgcacgagacgtggagatcgacggtgtcatagccgattcgagtctgtccgtcgagtgtatactggcaagtgccaaagggtgctttaaaaacaaaacctgtcccgatgtaaaggtgctcgactgcaagcaattgcggtcagcatcgatcatcggtggcaaaacagtatacaccccgtcagactcgtttcgagttacgttcgccgggtcagcgctaccaagccacgtctcgatccaccgggttcgtctccctgtgcgattatatgtgcctcgcgtcatgaactgcctgaattgtaagcagttaggccacaccgccgcctactgctgcaataaggcacaatgtggcaagtgtggggagaatcatgcggatgattcctgcagtaaaaatgctgaaaaatgcattcactgtggggagagtcagcatgagctctcgacatgtgcggtgtacatgcagcgcagggataaaataaagaggtctctcaaagagcgttcgaagcgttcttacgctgagatgctgaagaagaccgttaccacttctcccattacatcaaacccttatgatctgttgtcctctgatgaaaccgattctgacgattcaccagcgggaacatcttacgccaatcctggggagtctagaaagaggaaaagtatttcctctcctaaacttcccagaaaaggtcctaagatttctcaaagtgaaatgaaagttacaagcaaaccaaacagtgctgcggaaaaaccgaagcaaactcctcctgggcttgcaagtttaaagtcccagaaggagttcccagcactgccaggaacatctaaaaccccagttgttccttttgcacatccagttgatgaaacaaactctggattagtgaaattttctgacattgtggactggatttttgaaactttcaatgtacccgatccaattaaaatttttcttacagcatttctcccaacagttagatcattttttaagcagttgactgcccaatggcccctccttgcagcgattgtatccttcgatgcctaattcaactgcgtatatgaaggattctatctctgtcttacagtggaattgtagaagtattataccaaaaattgattcgtttaaagttttgataaataaaaacaaatgcgatgcattttccctttgtgaaacttggcttacttcaaatattgatctcaacttccatgattttaatattattcgccttgatcgagacaccccatatggaggagtacttttagggattaaaaagtgctattctttctatcgtataaacctcccctcgattccaggcatcgaagttgtcgcatgtcaaatgacaatacaaggtaaagagctttgtattgcttcaatatatattcctcccagagcacaggttgggcaacggctgctctttgatttaatagaacttcttc encodes:
- the LOC129723398 gene encoding bifunctional endo-1,4-beta-xylanase XylA-like isoform X1; the encoded protein is MFKLVLIAALIVAAYSAPADKSNQMKQDRLEPSETSWNAAWANPANPNAAWQNPNSWGSQNWNRWNNPSTDPRWNRWGSGAEPWNRWGANSGWNQWNRPGAWPATGAASANRGWNPW
- the LOC129723398 gene encoding bifunctional endo-1,4-beta-xylanase XylA-like isoform X2, with the translated sequence MFKLVLIAALIVAAYSAPADKSNQDRLEPSETSWNAAWANPANPNAAWQNPNSWGSQNWNRWNNPSTDPRWNRWGSGAEPWNRWGANSGWNQWNRPGAWPATGAASANRGWNPW